In one window of Verrucomicrobiota bacterium DNA:
- a CDS encoding ThuA domain-containing protein, which yields MRAVPHPFLLKRPRRTPRFPPPRFPQPNAAPAGSARRRAHRSGTRKEKRDLVCRGFCAAISFPVSTTRVLVWNENVHEQKSERIRRVYPDGIHGCVAQALASEPSLSVETATLQEPEHGLTEARLENTDVLVWWGHIAHAEVRDAVVDRVQKRVLEGMGLVVLHSGHYSKVFRRLLGTSGSLIWREAGEKERVWVCDPSHPIAQGIDRYFELPHEEMYGEPFGIPMPDELVFMSWFQGGEVFRSGCCWKRGAGRIFYFRPGHESFPTFYQPEVQTVLRNAVKWAVPRGPRWIDAIPNVRVSPEGIRQE from the coding sequence ATGCGGGCCGTCCCCCATCCTTTCCTTCTTAAACGCCCGCGCCGCACCCCGCGCTTTCCCCCCCCACGTTTCCCCCAGCCGAACGCCGCCCCCGCCGGGTCGGCGCGCCGGCGGGCGCACCGCTCGGGTACCCGAAAAGAAAAGCGCGATTTGGTTTGCAGAGGTTTTTGCGCTGCGATCTCTTTCCCGGTGAGCACAACCCGTGTACTTGTCTGGAACGAGAACGTTCACGAGCAGAAATCTGAAAGGATTCGCAGGGTTTATCCTGATGGAATCCACGGCTGCGTGGCTCAGGCACTTGCCTCCGAGCCGTCCTTGTCCGTCGAAACCGCCACCCTGCAGGAGCCGGAACACGGCCTGACGGAGGCCCGCCTGGAGAACACCGATGTGCTGGTCTGGTGGGGGCACATCGCGCACGCCGAGGTGAGAGACGCCGTCGTGGATCGCGTCCAGAAACGCGTTCTGGAGGGAATGGGGCTGGTTGTACTGCATTCCGGCCATTATTCCAAGGTCTTCAGGCGCTTGCTCGGCACCAGCGGCTCGCTGATCTGGCGCGAGGCGGGCGAAAAAGAGCGCGTCTGGGTCTGTGATCCCAGTCACCCGATTGCCCAGGGTATTGACCGGTACTTCGAGCTCCCGCATGAGGAGATGTACGGAGAACCGTTCGGCATCCCGATGCCGGATGAACTGGTGTTCATGTCGTGGTTCCAGGGTGGCGAAGTGTTCCGCTCGGGGTGCTGCTGGAAGCGCGGCGCCGGAAGGATCTTTTATTTTCGCCCGGGGCACGAATCGTTCCCGACCTTTTATCAGCCGGAAGTTCAGACCGTTTTGCGCAACGCCGTAAAATGGGCGGTACCCAGAGGGCCGCGCTGGATTGACGCAATTCCCAACGTGAGGGTGTCCCCGGAAGGGATTCGGCAGGAGTAA
- a CDS encoding pyridoxal-phosphate dependent enzyme, translated as MAMDTGLTAELLPPLNALANPHRLDLLHLLRDPGAHFPAQPAGPAEEIGVCVTDLQAKLKLSQSTTSQYLALLERSGMVAAQRIGQWTYWKLKEDRVRAWITRLEHALTHPGQPPAAPAVKLQDILAARLRIQPHVRCTPLEPSPGLSRLTGAEVRIKFEHLQHTGGGAARAGVNWLRLMREEKPGAGVVMTAAGPREIGLAYAGQRLSVPVCAFLTEGAGPQAAGQLAVYGAEVRPQADSQAAEQAALASARERGWLTPPAGTHPAVLSGVGTIAVELFEEFAGLDAVVVPADDVTLSLALNHALRTVDPGIRVFAVRSRPGGAAWSAGAPPDQTIAVSAEELQSATAWMLAEHRMALPPAGTAAIGFLLNAPDEVRGRRVAAVIPGGAY; from the coding sequence ATGGCAATGGATACTGGGTTAACCGCCGAGCTGCTTCCGCCTTTGAACGCCCTCGCCAACCCGCACCGGCTCGACCTTTTGCATCTGCTGCGCGATCCGGGCGCCCATTTTCCGGCGCAACCCGCGGGGCCGGCTGAGGAAATCGGTGTGTGCGTGACGGACCTCCAGGCCAAGCTTAAGCTCTCGCAGTCAACCACCTCTCAATACCTGGCCCTGCTGGAACGCTCGGGCATGGTCGCGGCCCAGCGCATCGGCCAGTGGACGTATTGGAAACTCAAGGAAGACCGCGTCCGCGCCTGGATTACCAGGCTTGAGCACGCGCTGACGCACCCTGGCCAGCCGCCGGCTGCGCCGGCCGTGAAGCTTCAGGATATCCTCGCGGCCCGTCTGCGGATCCAGCCGCACGTACGCTGCACGCCGCTCGAACCCTCGCCGGGCCTGTCGCGCCTGACCGGGGCCGAGGTCCGGATCAAATTCGAGCACCTGCAGCACACGGGAGGCGGGGCAGCGCGGGCCGGCGTTAACTGGTTGCGGCTGATGCGTGAAGAAAAGCCGGGCGCCGGAGTCGTCATGACCGCGGCGGGCCCTCGCGAGATCGGCCTGGCTTACGCGGGCCAACGGCTGAGCGTCCCCGTCTGCGCCTTTTTGACTGAAGGGGCCGGGCCCCAGGCAGCCGGGCAATTGGCTGTGTACGGGGCGGAGGTCCGGCCGCAGGCCGATTCCCAGGCCGCCGAGCAGGCGGCCCTGGCGTCGGCTCGTGAACGAGGATGGCTGACGCCACCTGCGGGCACGCACCCGGCGGTCCTCAGCGGCGTGGGCACGATTGCCGTCGAATTGTTCGAGGAATTTGCCGGCCTCGATGCGGTTGTCGTTCCGGCGGATGACGTGACCTTGTCTTTGGCCCTGAACCACGCCCTGAGGACGGTCGACCCCGGGATCAGGGTCTTTGCCGTTCGAAGCCGGCCGGGCGGCGCGGCGTGGTCAGCCGGCGCTCCACCGGATCAAACGATCGCCGTCTCGGCGGAAGAATTACAATCGGCAACCGCGTGGATGCTCGCGGAGCATCGGATGGCCCTGCCGCCCGCCGGTACCGCCGCGATCGGTTTCTTGCTAAACGCGCCGGACGAGGTTCGAGGCCGCCGCGTCGCCGCCGTTATTCCCGGGGGCGCGTACTGA
- a CDS encoding chemotaxis protein CheB → MSGKDIIVIGTSTGGSEALQVVVSGLPADLRAALFIVLHISADGLGILPDTLARAGRLPASNAQNWEAIRPGRIYVAPPDHHLLLERSGHVRITRGPRENRFRPAVDPLFRSAAHAFGPRVAGVVLTGGLDDGTAGLWTIKDRGGTTIVQDPDAALAPSMPRNTLEHVTVDHCVPLEEIAPLLVRLSLQPAETGPAGPGSKLLETEVSIAKEDNALEVGIMEWGTPSLYACPECRGVLFQLEEGSNLRFRCHTGHAYSLETLPAEFSERMEETLWNAVRSMEESMLLMQRMADRLSEHNHDQAAQRLLHEAQRTQQNADVIRQLVTGPFRLSESPVR, encoded by the coding sequence ATGTCCGGCAAGGACATCATCGTAATCGGCACCTCCACCGGTGGAAGTGAAGCCCTGCAAGTGGTGGTCAGCGGGTTACCGGCTGACCTGAGGGCGGCTTTGTTCATTGTGCTCCACATCAGCGCGGACGGCCTCGGGATCCTACCGGATACTTTGGCACGCGCCGGGCGGCTGCCGGCGTCGAATGCCCAAAACTGGGAAGCGATCCGGCCCGGACGCATCTACGTGGCGCCGCCGGACCATCATCTGCTTTTGGAACGGTCCGGCCACGTGCGAATCACGCGCGGCCCCAGGGAGAACCGTTTCCGGCCCGCGGTGGACCCGCTGTTTCGGTCTGCAGCCCATGCGTTCGGACCCCGCGTCGCCGGCGTGGTGCTCACCGGTGGGTTGGATGACGGCACGGCCGGACTTTGGACGATCAAGGATCGCGGCGGTACCACCATCGTGCAGGACCCTGACGCTGCGCTGGCGCCATCCATGCCGCGCAATACGCTCGAGCACGTCACGGTAGATCACTGCGTGCCGCTGGAAGAAATTGCGCCGTTGCTGGTCCGGTTGAGCCTCCAGCCTGCAGAGACCGGACCGGCCGGGCCGGGGTCCAAGCTCCTGGAGACCGAAGTAAGCATTGCCAAGGAGGACAATGCGCTCGAGGTGGGTATCATGGAATGGGGCACGCCTTCATTATATGCCTGCCCGGAATGCCGCGGCGTCCTTTTCCAGTTGGAGGAGGGGAGCAACCTGCGATTCCGGTGCCACACCGGCCACGCGTATTCGCTGGAAACGCTGCCGGCCGAATTCTCCGAGCGGATGGAGGAAACGTTGTGGAATGCCGTCCGGTCCATGGAGGAATCGATGCTGCTGATGCAGCGCATGGCCGACCGCCTATCCGAGCACAACCACGACCAAGCCGCCCAGCGATTGTTACACGAGGCGCAGCGAACCCAGCAGAATGCCGATGTAATCCGGCAGTTGGTGACGGGGCCGTTTCGTCTAAGCGAGAGTCCGGTCCGGTAG